TTAAAGTCAAAAGTAATGTCTTTAAAAGATGCAACGTTATCAAAGTATGGTGAGCCAAAATCGATCAACTCCCTAATACCAGCTCTACAAACTCCTTCCAAACAAGCTATTAGACCAATGGGAATGTATCGGAGCAGCTCAGGATGTAAATTACTTCGTATCCTAAAGACTTCTTCTAGTGCATACATCCTACTCGGAGGGTAGGCACTGATATAGTTAGCACTTCTTCTCTTTACAGAGAGGATATTAAATATGTAGTCCCTCCGACTTTTCATAAATACCAAAGTTTTAAGAGATGCCTTTATGTTACAAGTATGCCACACAAGAGTCATTATTCTGAGAAGACCTTGTCAATGACAGCTTGTTTGACTCTCATGTAACAACTTTTCAAACCCAGACATGATAAGAGTTTTCAGACCATCTTGCAGGATACGACACGCATCTCGGCTCAACGCCTAAACGATGCCCCTCGAAGCGTTGCTGCTCAATTAGTTTCCGAAGGTCTGGGGTTATGTCACTCATGCGGCAATGTCTCCGGTGTTAGTTTCGAGGTTTTCTACGTCTAGTTCGCCGGAGATGAGTTTGGGTAAGAGCAGGTCACGGGTGCGGCGGAGAGTAGCGTTTTTCCTAACTAAAACGTCGCACTGTTGATAAATATTAGAGCAGAACCTAGCGTACTGATTTCTTAATTCTTCTGGTGGTAAGGCAAATTTGAATTCCTCAATCCGGTTTGGATTTAAATGCAAAACATTCGCACCATTTGCGTGTTGCTTTACCTGATCTGCAAAGCTAGAGAAACTCAACATACCGTAAAGGTAAGCTACTAGACATCTAATCTGCAATTGCTCTATTTCCCTTATTACGGATTCTTCTATTCCAATTAATTACTAATTCTCCCTGATTGAGTAACCTATGCAGGAGTTCTTTAAGTTGCCCCACGGACTGAAATAGCCGATGTGCAATAAACTCTTTACAGGAATGCCACACTAATTCAATTAAATTGAAGTCCGGGCTATAAGCAGGTAAAAAACACAAGTGAATGTTTGGTAGTGCTTGCTCTATTTTCTCAACGATATCTTCACGTTTGTGATAGCTGGCATTATCCAAAATTACTAGAACTCTCGGACCTGTCTTTTCATAAAGCTCAGAGTCATTTCCTTGCTCAATCCATTCTTGTTTAACAAATTCATTCAGTAATTCCAACTGCTCAAAAAAACTCTCTCCCTTGCCTTTGTCAATAAAATAGCACAAGCGTTTTCGGTCATGATAACGCAGCCCACCCATGACATTTACTCGCCCTCGACTCCTTTGACCTGTAACTTTTCTTCGCCAACCTCGGCGTGTCCAGCACTTACGCCGTAGCACTCGTAAACTAAAGCCGGTCTCATCCCAAAACCATACCTGGAAAAGCTCCGGCGCTACCTGCCCTGCTTTCAGATCGGTCTCTAATTTCTCTCGAAATACCACTCGTTTGGTCGCATCTTGCTTATCCTCTAAGCTGTATTTCGCCCAGATGTACACATACTTTTTTTTGCAATATTCGACTAATTTGCTTGCTACTCAGCTTAATCCCGGTCTGTTCTAGCAGATAAGTTGATAATCGCCCAGTTGTCCATCTGCCAAATTCATAACCAAGTTCACTCGGAGCTTTCTCGACCACTTCTAGGAGCAATTCAATATATTGCTCAGTCGCCTTTCGGTAGTTGCCCTGCTCGCGTTTATCTCGTAAACTATCGAGATTCTCGGGGTCTCCATGCACACACCAGTAAGCCACACTACGGTAACTACAACCGATGAAATTAACAATCTCTTGATAAGTTTTGCCATCATTTTGTAGCAGGAGAATCAGGGCATGTTCTCGCAATCGAGGACGATCGCCTTCTCGCACTACCGCTTGCAGACGTTCTTTCTGTTCTTGATTTAAAAACCCCTTTGCAGGCATAGTCCAAGCTCTTCTGAAGCTTTAATATTTTAATTCTATCTCTTTTAGAAGTCCATTAGCTTAATCATTGGAAATGACATCTTTGGGTACGATCTTCACCAGATCCATAGAAAACACAAAAATATCCTCGCCAGTTTTAGGAACACGCGCTGCCCTTGCAACTATTCTTCTTTCCTGCGTCATGTCTGTGACAGCCATAATGATGTCACCTGCTCTAGCTGTCTGGGTTTCCTTAGATAATCCTTGATACCTTTTGATACCGTCATGCCTGAATCCGCCGTCACGTTCAATGCACTTAAGATTGAGAAAAGGTAGTCCCCCCTCTTCGACAAGTTCTATACTTCTGTACGATCTTCCCCTGCAAGGATTGGCAACTTCAGACACCTTCTTGACCTCCCACTCCTCTGGAATCAGTCCCAATTCTGAATCAACCATTTTCACCTGTTTGTGACCAGGGAAGCGGAAGCTGACGAACCACTCGCGGTAGAGCGATCGCGCCATCTCTTCCAGAATCTTGATTCGCCGCGTATTGTTTTCGATTAGGTGATCATAGGCTGAGAGAATAGCAGTAATTTTGCGCTGGCTGATAAGAGGAGGATGAGGAACTTTTAGTAGCACTAAGTTACTCCCAGTAATTCCTGACACCGCAGTTTGCGTGGTTATGGATGCCATCAACGCACGACCTAAAGGCGAATGAAACAGGTAGTAGTAGAATTTAGGCTCTGCTTCATCCTTGTTTAATCTTGCACGAATAATTGATGACTCGAAGGTAGTATCTTCAGACGGATTAACTACGATTGAACACTTACCAGAGCCTTCGAGTACAAGAGAACGACGAGCAAACAGCAAGTCTCCATCTTTTACTAAATTTTTTTCAAGTTCTTTTTGAGTAAGTTCAACTCGTTTCATTTCTTGATTAGAAATGAAGTTATAGTCAAATAATTCGCCCATATTAATAATTTTTTGCCCCCGTCCGTGGAATTCCTTTTTCTTGTAGATTCCATTACGTACAGGCTCAATAAGTAGTTCTTGAAACTGCTTTATAGTCCATTCCTCTGGTAATTCACGTATGGAAGGGTAGGCTTGCTCTAAGACATTATTCATACTGCCTTCCCTAGCAACATCACTACCCTATCAGCTATCTGTTCTGACCAAGCGTTCGCCTTAGGCTTCACCACTTCCTTTATTCCCTCACATCACAAACTAACTTTTTAAATAAAGATACAGAAATAATTGTTGTATCTATCAAAGTTTGAGCTTTAGTAGAATCCTGATTACCTTAAGCCTCCAGAGAAATGATTTGTTCTAGTTCTATAACCAAAGTAGGTAAATCGTTTGTCACTACCTGCCAAACAATATCTAAATTAACTTCAAAGTAGGCATGGGTTAAACGATTCCGTATTCCAATGATTTGTGTCCAAGAAAGTTGTGGATATTTCGCTCTATATTCAGCCGAAATTCTACTAGCCGCTTCTCCGACAATCTCTATGTCTTTGACTAGAGCCAAAGTCAGCATTCTGTTAGTATTTAACTCATCTCTTCTTCGCCCAAATGCAAAATTAATCGCCTCTATTGCAGCATCCCGCATATGAAGTAATCGGCTAAGGTTGTCAATTTTGGACATACTGTACAACAGCCTCTGCCATGACGCGATCACGGAAATAACGGCTTAATTCTTGAGGAGTGCGTAAATCTACTTCCTTACCATTCAACATTTCTGAAAGCTCTTGTTGCATTTTAATGATTGCAAACCCTGGTGTTTTTCCTGGCTCAAACTCTACTAAAACATCTACATCACTATCTGGTCTAAAATCATTCCGCAAAACTGAGCCAAAGAGCGATAACTTACGAATATGATGTCGCTGGCAAAATTCAGCAATTTTATCTTTTGAAATATCAATAGGTAGGGTATGTGTAGGTTCCTGTTCTGATTTTTTATATGCATCCATAGCTACTTATTCCTTGCCTTTCACTTCTCAGCGTTCGCTAGACTTAATCAATTCAACCAATTTCTCGTACTAATGGTGCGAGTTTTTCCTTAACAAATGCAATACTTGGCTTCTAGCAAAAGCTCGCTACAATTACCTGAAGCAATGAAACTCATTGGGCTGTACCCTCCAACAACAGCATCACATTTTCCGCAATGCGCTCCTCCAATTCCCGCGCTTCAACGTTGAGAACTTCCAATTCTTCGTTCAACTCTTCCAACCGTTCAGCAAAAACAAAATCTTCTACCGCCCGTTCCGCTACACCAACATAACGTCCAGGATGCAGGCTCCAACCCTGCACTTCAATTTCAGCCAGCGTCGCTACTCGGCAAAGTCCGGGTACATCCTGATAAGCGCCCTCTGGGAATTTCTCGTCCAGCATTTTCTGGCTGCCGTTCATTGCTACCAAAGCCTCGCCTCGGTACAACCGGACGATATTAGCTAAAAACTCAATCTGCTCGTCTGTAAACTCTCGATGGGCGCGGTCGATTTGGCGGTAAATGTGTCGCGCGTCAATAAATAACACTTTCTCCTTGCGCGGTGTCCTCACCTTGCCCCTGTCCAAAAACCACAGCGTACAGGGCAGCGTCACCGTGTAGAAGAAGTTGGAGCCGACGGCAATCATCACGTCCACTGCCCCAGTCTGAATTAACTGGCGGCGAATCTCCAGTTCTGAACCCCGCGCATCGCTGGCAGAATTCGCCATGACAAAGCCAGATCGCCCCACCTCATTCAAAGCACTGTAAAATAGTCCAATCCATAAATAGTTTGCATTATCCGCCTTGGGGACACCCAAAGGTTTGAAGCGCGGATCGTCCTTGATCTTCTCTTTGTCCACCTTGTCTACATTGAACGGCGGATTTGCCATTACGAAGTCGAACTTGTTAACGCTTTGATGGATATCTTCGTAATAAGTATTGCCCTCACGGATGTCTCCAGATAAACCATGAACTGCCAAGTTCATCCGGCAGAGGCGTACAGTTTCTCCAGTCTTCTCCTGACCATAAATGCTAATTTCATTATTAGGGTTCGTATGTTTACGCTTTTCTACCAAGGCTGCACTTTGCACAAACATACCGCCTGAACCACAAGCCGGATCGAAAATGCGGCCGTGAAATGGCTCGATTACTTCAACAATCAGTTTAACTAAAGCAGTTGGGGTGAAAAACTCTCCTCCTTTCTGCCCTTCACTCATGGCAAACTTGCCTAGGAAGTACTCGTAAATCTTGCCGAAGGCATCGCCTTCGATGTCCATCGGAATAGAGTTTAAGGTTCTCAATAACTCCAACAAGATTTCATCGCCCAGACTTTTGTAGTTTTTGGGGAGAACATTACCTGCTTTGAGTTCCTCGTTCTCTCCTTCAATGGCTCTCATAGCATCATTTATTGCTCCGCCAATGTCTGCTCCTTCCGGTAAATTCAGCAGATTGGAGAATCGGGCGGCTTCTGGGAGATACATTATGCCTCGCGCCTGATAGTCAAGTTTGCTAGTAGTACGCCGTCGCCGCGATGATTCTTGTGACGCTGCCAATTCTCGCTCCGCTTGAGTAAACTTTTGGTCTGCATAGCGCAGAAAAATTAACCCCAAAACAGGAACCGAATATTCTGACGATTTCAGCTTAGAGTTAGCCCGTAGCTGATCCGCAGCTTCCCAAAGGCGCTTTTCAACATCAGTGTAATTAGCTGGCATCTTTCAAATCACTTGGAAAATATTTGTCTAGTAAATCCTTGCCGCGATCGCCCATAGAGCGCAGCATCCCCTCAAGCAACTTCAACACGATTGGTAAAGGCATATTCCGCCCATTTTCCCAGCGATTCACGCTTTGATACGAGACCCCTAACTCTTGCGCCAACTGCGTTTGTGTTAAACCCAGGCGCTGCCGAGTTTCACGCACTAAGTCAGCAATTTCTACTTGCGACCTTTCTGGCATAGCTCTATGCCCCGAAATCTCTATGCCAAGCTTAAACTCAAACAGGTCATATAACAAATGGTATATCTACGCATTTTGGTACGGTTAACTAGCGTTTATGTAGTGCTAGGCAGTGCAATTCCAAGCGATTTAAGAGGAATCGTAAGTGCGATCGCCTCAGTTATAGAAATAATTGTGAAAGTGCGATTGCAGTAGACTATATGCCTAAAATGCTGATGCGTCCGTTACGTCGGTCGCTCTGCTCGATTCGATGAATGCTCCCCCACACGACTATAACTACAACTGGCAGGACTCCAGAGGCAACAGCTTGACTCATCCAGGTACATCAGTTCAATGTATCCTAATTGTGCTACCTGTTTGAGTGCATCTAACTCGACTTGTTTGAGTTGTTTGTACTGAGGAGCTTGTTTGGCTCGATGGCTGTGCCGCGTGCGTTTCCACCTAAAGCCCTTTTTTGCAACACATGTCGCCAGCGCTCAGGACTTAATTTTACCTGTCGCGACTGCGATAACTTCTGGGCTAGTTGCAGACTGTTGTATGTGCGCCCTTCTTTCTCCAGACACTGCTCTAGGTATTGCAAGTCTGTTTCTTGCCATTTACGCTTTGCTCCTCGCCCTGATGCTTCCCACAAGCCGCCTAATTCATCTGATTGCCAGCGTCGAATTGTGGCTCTGACTGTATGCTCATGACACTCAAAAATTTTCGCAATTGCGGGAGAATTCCACCCTTGGGCGTTCAGACGCAACATCTGGGCGCGATCTCGTGTCCGCTGTGGTACGCTTGTGGCTACCCGCAATTCCAATTATGTGCGGTCTTCTTCCTCCGGTAAGACTATCCGGATGGGAGCAGGCATTAGGGAAACCGCCTCAGTACAGAAAACAAATCTCTTTTATCTTACATTTTTTTGTAGCCGCCTACTTAGAAGCGGCAGAGAAAGTCAAAACGAGTCTGGTGCGATTGTGGGTAGATCAAGGCTTTAGTGGCGAGAACTTTGCACGAGTCGTTGGACAATTGGCTCAAGCCGAAGTCGAGGTGATTTGTCGCCAGAGCCAGGACTTTGAAGTGTTACCGAAGCGGTGGATTGTGGAACGAACTTTTGGGTGGTGGAACCGATACCGACGGTTGAGTAAGGACTATGAGTTGCTAGTGGAGATGAGTGAGGCAATGATTTATGGAGCAATGATTCACACCATATTGCGTCGCTTGGCCAAGCTGAAACAGAACAATTCATAATTGTTTAGAAACAGGTTCTAACTCTTACCATGCGGTTCACACATCAAATTCTTTATCTCAGTTTTATCTCAATTTCTTCTCTAAATATCCCTAAAAATACCCAATCCAGTTCTACTTATTGAGAATGGACAAGCTACCTAAACAAAGCCTAAAACGCTAAAACCCTCTTCCAGAGAGGGTTTTACTCAAAGCCCGTGACGAGGATTGAACTCGTGACCTCACCCTTACCAAGGGTGTGCTCTACCACTGAGCTACACGGGCAAAAAATGGTGGGCCGAGCTGGATTTGAACCAGCGTAGGTGTAAACCAGCGGATTTACAGTCCGCCCCCATTAACCACTCGGGCATCGACCCATTTGATCCACGATTTATCATCGTAACACAATAACCAATAAAATTTAAAGCATCTTTTGAGATGAAACCCAGCTATTTTGAGCAGCTGGGTTTAACTTTCAAAACTAACTGAGCAGCTCACCTGTTTCCTGTAGCGAGTGCAAACGGCGGTAAATTCCTTCGCGGCGCAAGAGTTCAGCATGGCTACCAACTTCTACAATCCTGCCCTGATCGAGAACGACAATTTTATCAGCTTCTCGAACTGTACTCAGTCGGTGAGCAATGATAATTGTGGTGCGAGTCCCAAGAATGGATCGCATTGCCCGCTGAATTGAACGCTCAGACTCGTAATCTAAGCTGGAAGTCGCTTCGTCGAAGATCAGAACATCTGGATCGACAAGGAGCGATCGCGCAATTCCCAATCGCTGCCGCTGTCCACCAGATAACCTTACACCTCGCTCACCCACGACAGTGTAATAACCTTCAGGCAACTGCTGAAGCACTTCATCCAGTCTGGCAATTCTACAGGCTTCCTCAACTTGATCAAAGCTAGCTTGCCGATTGCCATAGGTGAGGTTATCTAACAAAGTGCCATTGAAAACGTCCACCTCCTGATGCACGATCGCCAATCGCCTCCGGTAAGCCGCAATATCCAGCATCCGAAGGTCTTGACCATCAATCAGTATCCGACCTTGATTCGGTTCAAAATACCGAAACAATAGCTTCACCAAAGTAGACTTTCCCGAACCCGATCGACCGACCAACGCCACTGTTTGATACGGTTCAATCAATAAATTGATGTTCTGTAAAACTGGGCGATTAGGGTCATAACCAAAAGTGACGTGGGAAAACTCTAATTTCCCTGTAAAGCGATACTGTGTAGGGGCGGATGAAGCCATAGCCAGACTGCCAGCATCTCTCCCAACTGGTTGCTGCATAAATTCATGCAACCCCATCATCGAAGCATAGCGACGGGCAAAAATCTCAGCCAGATTACTAATCGGTTCTAACTCCGAATAAGCCATGCTGGAGACAGTCAAAGTAGTAACAAAGTGTCCCAGTGAAATTTGACCCTGTAGCGTGGCTCTGAGAGTTAACCCTAGAACCACAAACACACACAACTGAATGATAGTTCTTTGCCAAGTAGCTAGCTTAACGTAACCCAGGTGGATGCGATACAAAACTACTTTCAACTCCCGGTCGAGTCGCTGCCGCTGTCGTTTTAGTTCTAGACCTTCTGTAGCAAACGCTTTAACCGTTTTGATGTTAGTAATGATTTCCGAAGTACGACTTTCGGTATCTTCCATGTATCGATCTAGCTGCTGTTCTTGTTGCATCAACTGCTTTAGATCTTTGATGCTAAAGCTGAGGATCAACACGAACGAAATTAGAAATAGGATGGCGATTCGCCACTCAATAAACCAGATAATCACAAAGATGCCCAGCACCCGGAACAGCTTCGGAATCAGCTGTGCAGCAATTTCTGGATAAGTCCAGGTATGATTGCTTAAGCCTCTAGCAACTCTTCCGGCAATCCGTCCAGGGTTGTTTTCGTCGTAGAAGTCCAGCGGTAGGGTGAGGATTTTTTCTAGAGCTTTTTGAGTGTGATAGTGACGCGACCTCAAAGCAATATCCCAATGAAACCAGCTGCTTAACCAGGTTTGGGTCGGTCCTTTGCCTACGGTGACTAAGAAAATTAATCCCATCAACACAGCTAGGGACAGCAGTTGATTCGGTGGTGAATTGGTAAGTTCAGAGACAGTGGCGATCGCATTTTGGATCGGCTTATCTAATGCTTGACCGGACAGCACATTTAAAATCTGCCCGATCGCATAGGGAACCACCAAATCGATGATTTCAAAGAAGCAGGCTGCGGCAATACTGACCAGCGCGATCGTCTGATAGGGTCGATAGTATGTAAGGATATCTCGAAATTTCGCCATAATATTGGGATGCCGAGACATTTAATATCAAATCCGGTTGATTGCCCATGATTTGGCAGCCCTCACCCCGCCTCCGGCACCCCTCTCCCAAGCTTGGGAGAGGGGCAGGGGGTGAGGGCGAGATCTTACAGTCATTTAAGCGGATTTGATATAACAAGGCTTTTATTATAATACATAGACTACATATATTACAAGCAGCTAAGACTGTAGGGAAACTTTTTGCAGTGCCTCACTGCGGCTGAAAACCTACAAACTCTCAACAGGTGCAGGTTCCCACACTTCCCCATACTGCTCTTTTAACGCCTGCCAAGCTTCTACCTGACCAGGCTCATATTCCCCCGGCTTACCCCATTGTAAAAACAGGCTGAGAGCTGGCTTTTCCCCCCGATCCAAAAAGCGAATCGCGTAAGTGGTAAAGTTGCCCCGCTTCGATTCACCCGTCTCGAACTTCACCTGCTTAATTTCGTCCATATTCAAGTGAAATTCAAAACCTTCGGTGTGCATATTCGCGTACTTACCTTTTGGTAATTCTGCGTAAAACAGCTTGTGGATCTTGCCGCGTGCTTCCAATACAGCTGCACTGCTGGTAACAATCAGACGCAGTGTAGAGAGTGTCTCACAAGCTTCTAAAAATTCTTTCAGTGTTGCAGTCATAATTATTATCTATTTCTCGTGTTGTTCGTAAGCCGCAACGATCCGTTGAACGAGAGGGTGGCGCACAACATCTTTCTGGGTTAACTCACAAAAAGCAATCCCCTCTACATGTTGCAGGATCTTCAAAGCCACTGCTAATCCAGACTGTTGATTGATTGGTAAATCAGTCTGGGTCATATCTCCTGTTACCACCATGCGAGAACGGAACCCCAAGCGAGTCAGCACCATTTTCATCTGAGCTGGTGTGGTATTTTGAGCTTCATCCACAATTACAAAGGCGTTGTTCAGGGTACGACCCCGCATATAAGCTAAGGGAGCTACTTCAATTACGCCCCGTTCCATCAGGTTGGGGATTTTTTCTGGATCGATGAACTCATAAAGGGCATCGTAGAGGGGACGGAGAAAAGGATTAACTTTTTGCTGCAAGTCCCCTGGCAAAAAGCCCAGTTTTTCACCTGCTTCTACAGCAGGAC
This window of the Chroococcidiopsis sp. CCMEE 29 genome carries:
- a CDS encoding helix-turn-helix transcriptional regulator, which gives rise to MPERSQVEIADLVRETRQRLGLTQTQLAQELGVSYQSVNRWENGRNMPLPIVLKLLEGMLRSMGDRGKDLLDKYFPSDLKDAS
- a CDS encoding helix-turn-helix domain-containing protein; the protein is MELRVATSVPQRTRDRAQMLRLNAQGWNSPAIAKIFECHEHTVRATIRRWQSDELGGLWEASGRGAKRKWQETDLQYLEQCLEKEGRTYNSLQLAQKLSQSRQVKLSPERWRHVLQKRALGGNARGTAIEPNKLLSTNNSNKSS
- a CDS encoding HepT-like ribonuclease domain-containing protein, which gives rise to MSKIDNLSRLLHMRDAAIEAINFAFGRRRDELNTNRMLTLALVKDIEIVGEAASRISAEYRAKYPQLSWTQIIGIRNRLTHAYFEVNLDIVWQVVTNDLPTLVIELEQIISLEA
- a CDS encoding ABC transporter ATP-binding protein, with translation MAKFRDILTYYRPYQTIALVSIAAACFFEIIDLVVPYAIGQILNVLSGQALDKPIQNAIATVSELTNSPPNQLLSLAVLMGLIFLVTVGKGPTQTWLSSWFHWDIALRSRHYHTQKALEKILTLPLDFYDENNPGRIAGRVARGLSNHTWTYPEIAAQLIPKLFRVLGIFVIIWFIEWRIAILFLISFVLILSFSIKDLKQLMQQEQQLDRYMEDTESRTSEIITNIKTVKAFATEGLELKRQRQRLDRELKVVLYRIHLGYVKLATWQRTIIQLCVFVVLGLTLRATLQGQISLGHFVTTLTVSSMAYSELEPISNLAEIFARRYASMMGLHEFMQQPVGRDAGSLAMASSAPTQYRFTGKLEFSHVTFGYDPNRPVLQNINLLIEPYQTVALVGRSGSGKSTLVKLLFRYFEPNQGRILIDGQDLRMLDIAAYRRRLAIVHQEVDVFNGTLLDNLTYGNRQASFDQVEEACRIARLDEVLQQLPEGYYTVVGERGVRLSGGQRQRLGIARSLLVDPDVLIFDEATSSLDYESERSIQRAMRSILGTRTTIIIAHRLSTVREADKIVVLDQGRIVEVGSHAELLRREGIYRRLHSLQETGELLS
- a CDS encoding ChuX/HutX family heme-like substrate-binding protein, whose protein sequence is MTATLKEFLEACETLSTLRLIVTSSAAVLEARGKIHKLFYAELPKGKYANMHTEGFEFHLNMDEIKQVKFETGESKRGNFTTYAIRFLDRGEKPALSLFLQWGKPGEYEPGQVEAWQALKEQYGEVWEPAPVESL
- a CDS encoding restriction endonuclease subunit S; translation: MNNVLEQAYPSIRELPEEWTIKQFQELLIEPVRNGIYKKKEFHGRGQKIINMGELFDYNFISNQEMKRVELTQKELEKNLVKDGDLLFARRSLVLEGSGKCSIVVNPSEDTTFESSIIRARLNKDEAEPKFYYYLFHSPLGRALMASITTQTAVSGITGSNLVLLKVPHPPLISQRKITAILSAYDHLIENNTRRIKILEEMARSLYREWFVSFRFPGHKQVKMVDSELGLIPEEWEVKKVSEVANPCRGRSYRSIELVEEGGLPFLNLKCIERDGGFRHDGIKRYQGLSKETQTARAGDIIMAVTDMTQERRIVARAARVPKTGEDIFVFSMDLVKIVPKDVISND
- a CDS encoding nucleotidyltransferase family protein, whose translation is MDAYKKSEQEPTHTLPIDISKDKIAEFCQRHHIRKLSLFGSVLRNDFRPDSDVDVLVEFEPGKTPGFAIIKMQQELSEMLNGKEVDLRTPQELSRYFRDRVMAEAVVQYVQN
- a CDS encoding class I SAM-dependent DNA methyltransferase translates to MPANYTDVEKRLWEAADQLRANSKLKSSEYSVPVLGLIFLRYADQKFTQAERELAASQESSRRRRTTSKLDYQARGIMYLPEAARFSNLLNLPEGADIGGAINDAMRAIEGENEELKAGNVLPKNYKSLGDEILLELLRTLNSIPMDIEGDAFGKIYEYFLGKFAMSEGQKGGEFFTPTALVKLIVEVIEPFHGRIFDPACGSGGMFVQSAALVEKRKHTNPNNEISIYGQEKTGETVRLCRMNLAVHGLSGDIREGNTYYEDIHQSVNKFDFVMANPPFNVDKVDKEKIKDDPRFKPLGVPKADNANYLWIGLFYSALNEVGRSGFVMANSASDARGSELEIRRQLIQTGAVDVMIAVGSNFFYTVTLPCTLWFLDRGKVRTPRKEKVLFIDARHIYRQIDRAHREFTDEQIEFLANIVRLYRGEALVAMNGSQKMLDEKFPEGAYQDVPGLCRVATLAEIEVQGWSLHPGRYVGVAERAVEDFVFAERLEELNEELEVLNVEARELEERIAENVMLLLEGTAQ